The uncultured Methanomethylovorans sp. genome contains a region encoding:
- a CDS encoding disaggregatase related repeat-containing protein, with protein sequence MRKIISLLILLITLFLIMPVDALQNNDEKIPVLINFKEKADADLVREYGGDVKYNYTLIPVVAAELTQDAIDALSQNPTIDFIEPDGQAQIPKDYDDFTLDEVLADEIPWGISRINATAAQALGFKGSGVKVAVIDSGIDYTHPDLKANYLGGYDFYNGDSDPMDDHSHGTHVSGTIAAPINGIGVVGAAPEAKLYGLKVFGSTLPGNNTSYSNIMAGIEWAVNNDADVITMSLSGPSYSSSLKTMCDYAYNKGVVLVGSAGNTASSVRYPAAYDSVIAVSAIDSSNKIASWSCYGPEVDFTAPGVNVKSTMPGNSYGYKDGTSMSAPHVTGAIALLLSTNISGTPYDLNKNGKWDPAEVYSRLKSTAIDLGTSGKDNYYGYGLIDAYAAVKPFVPASVSSTAIYNAVYDNRIRQTSPSTVYSTSTYLDIGKSTSACRDLILFDLSSYKTMDTISKATLSLYWYFPAGTTRTSDTIVEIYRPVAWNPNSVTWNSWTTAGGSWYDKDGTSQGSKSYASVTFSGSTVPGNKYYDFDVTNLVKEYVSGKYKNTGFFLKARTESGNYIAFYSSEWSNAAQRPKLTITSGSTSTDTVPVANAGADKTATTGSAVPFSGSASTDDKGIVSYSWDFDVSNGITSEASGVTATHVYTSAGTYTVTLTVTDTAGQKSSDTLQVVVTSKPANSNTSISTSYSAVYDNRMVASSPTTVYSSLTYLDVGKSSTSSRDVLLFDLSSYKTTDTISKAILSLYWYYPISKTRTSDTVVDVYRPIEWDAKYVTWNSRMSGVLWSIAGGNWYDKNNVPQGSTPYASLTFAGSKVPDNKYYDFNVTQLVQEYVSGKYKNTGFFLKARTESGNYIAFYSSDYSKTAMRPKLTITSISGSTSIDNPPVANAGTDKTAITGSAVTFDGSASTDDKGIASYSWDFDVSNGITSEATGVTATHIYTSSGTYTVTLTVTDTAGQKSTDSLKVIVSSPVDTAPVANAGTDKTATTGAIVTFDGNGSSDDKGITSYSWDFDVSNGITSEASGVTAIHTYVCAGNYTVTLTVTDTAGQKDTDTLKVIVSGSAASVTYSPLYDNRLRESSPSSVLSTTTYLDIGRSTSLCRDVMLFDLSGYNATDKISKAALSLYWYYPVDKTRNSDTVVEIYRPVEWNPNYVSWNYRASSTLWDTAGGNWYDKNNDSQGSMPYASITFKASTVPDNHYYDFDVTQLVQEYINGTYENTGFFLKAKTEGENYIAFYSSEWSTDAQKPKLTINSASGSNSTDAAPVAHAGPDQNATVGSVVSFNGSGSTDDVGITSYSWDFNAADGITSEATNMTVTHVYTSVGNYTVTLTVTDNKGHTSNDTLTVFVSAPVSPDDVPVAHAGPDQNTTVGSVVSFNGSGSTDDVGITSYSWDFNAADGITSEAINMTATHVYASAGNYTVTLTVTDNKGQTSNDTLTVFVSAPVSPDDVPGDLSDSDQNATVGLVTYSPVYDNRLRESSPNSVLSTTLYLDIGKSTSLCRDIILFNLSSYKATDIISKATLSLYWYYPVDATRASDTVVDIYRPMEWDPKYVTWNSRMSGVLWSNAGGSWYDKNGTSQGSAPYASVTFPASTVPNNKYYNFDVTQLVQEYISGKYKNTGFFLKARSENGNYIAFYSSEYSDASMRPKLTVTL encoded by the coding sequence GTGCGGAAAATTATATCACTGTTAATATTATTAATTACTCTTTTTTTGATAATGCCTGTAGATGCTTTGCAGAACAACGATGAAAAAATTCCAGTTCTGATTAATTTCAAAGAAAAAGCCGACGCAGATTTAGTGAGGGAATATGGTGGAGATGTCAAATATAACTATACTCTTATTCCTGTTGTTGCTGCGGAACTTACACAGGATGCAATTGATGCTCTTTCCCAAAATCCAACTATAGATTTTATTGAACCTGACGGACAGGCTCAGATTCCAAAAGATTATGATGATTTTACTTTAGATGAAGTTCTTGCAGATGAAATTCCCTGGGGTATTTCCAGGATAAATGCTACAGCTGCTCAAGCACTTGGTTTTAAGGGTAGTGGTGTAAAGGTTGCTGTGATAGATTCAGGCATTGATTATACTCATCCTGACTTAAAGGCAAATTACCTTGGAGGTTATGATTTTTACAATGGCGATAGTGATCCCATGGATGATCACAGTCATGGAACACATGTTTCCGGGACAATTGCAGCTCCCATTAATGGTATAGGGGTTGTGGGTGCAGCACCAGAAGCAAAATTATATGGATTAAAAGTATTTGGAAGCACTCTTCCCGGAAATAATACCTCATATAGTAATATTATGGCAGGAATTGAATGGGCAGTTAATAACGATGCAGATGTCATTACAATGAGTTTAAGCGGTCCATCATACTCGTCTTCACTTAAAACGATGTGTGACTATGCTTACAATAAAGGAGTTGTACTTGTTGGTTCGGCTGGAAATACTGCTAGTTCCGTAAGATATCCTGCAGCGTACGATTCAGTAATAGCTGTATCTGCAATAGACTCAAGCAATAAAATCGCTTCCTGGTCATGTTACGGTCCTGAAGTAGACTTCACAGCTCCGGGTGTCAATGTTAAATCTACTATGCCCGGTAACTCCTATGGTTACAAGGATGGTACAAGTATGTCAGCTCCACATGTAACAGGAGCTATAGCCTTGTTGCTTAGCACCAACATATCAGGGACTCCTTATGATCTGAACAAAAATGGTAAGTGGGACCCTGCAGAGGTTTACTCAAGGCTCAAGAGCACAGCGATTGACCTCGGTACTAGTGGAAAGGATAACTATTATGGTTACGGTCTTATAGATGCTTATGCGGCAGTAAAGCCCTTTGTACCAGCATCTGTTTCTTCTACTGCTATTTATAATGCCGTTTACGACAATAGAATACGTCAGACATCGCCAAGTACTGTTTATTCTACTAGCACTTATCTTGACATAGGAAAGAGCACAAGTGCTTGCAGAGATTTAATCTTGTTCGATCTGAGCAGTTACAAGACTATGGATACAATATCCAAAGCAACACTTTCTTTATATTGGTATTTCCCTGCAGGAACTACACGTACTTCAGACACTATTGTCGAAATCTACAGACCAGTTGCATGGAACCCAAATTCTGTTACCTGGAATTCCTGGACAACAGCAGGTGGAAGCTGGTATGATAAGGATGGTACTTCTCAGGGCAGTAAATCATATGCCTCTGTAACCTTCTCTGGCAGCACAGTGCCTGGTAACAAATACTATGATTTTGATGTCACGAACCTTGTAAAGGAATATGTAAGTGGTAAGTACAAAAACACCGGTTTCTTCCTCAAAGCAAGGACAGAGAGTGGAAATTATATTGCATTCTATAGTTCAGAGTGGTCTAATGCTGCACAGAGGCCAAAATTGACAATAACCTCTGGCTCAACTTCAACAGATACTGTTCCTGTTGCCAATGCCGGGGCCGATAAGACTGCAACCACGGGTTCAGCAGTCCCTTTCAGTGGCAGTGCATCTACTGATGACAAAGGCATAGTGTCCTATTCATGGGACTTTGATGTATCAAATGGTATTACGTCTGAAGCTAGTGGAGTGACTGCTACTCATGTCTATACTTCTGCCGGAACTTATACTGTAACTCTCACGGTCACAGATACGGCTGGTCAGAAATCAAGCGACACATTACAGGTAGTTGTTACTAGCAAGCCCGCAAACTCTAATACTTCCATTTCTACTTCATATTCAGCTGTTTACGATAATAGAATGGTTGCGTCTTCTCCTACTACTGTATATTCCAGCTTGACTTATCTTGATGTCGGAAAATCCTCTACTAGTAGCAGGGATGTACTACTCTTCGATCTAAGCAGTTACAAGACTACGGATACAATATCCAAGGCAATACTTTCTCTATACTGGTACTATCCTATCAGTAAAACACGTACTTCAGATACTGTAGTTGATGTATACCGCCCCATTGAGTGGGATGCAAAGTACGTTACATGGAATTCCAGAATGTCTGGTGTGTTATGGAGTATAGCCGGTGGGAACTGGTATGACAAGAACAATGTGCCCCAAGGTTCTACTCCTTATGCTTCATTGACTTTTGCAGGAAGCAAAGTTCCGGACAACAAATATTATGATTTTAATGTCACGCAACTTGTACAGGAGTATGTAAGTGGCAAGTATAAAAACACCGGTTTCTTCCTCAAAGCAAGGACCGAGAGTGGAAATTACATTGCATTTTACAGCTCTGATTATTCTAAAACAGCCATGAGGCCGAAATTAACTATAACTTCTATTTCAGGTTCAACCTCTATAGATAATCCTCCAGTTGCTAACGCCGGGACAGATAAAACAGCAATCACTGGTTCAGCTGTCACTTTTGATGGCAGTGCATCTACTGACGACAAGGGTATCGCATCTTATTCATGGGATTTTGATGTATCAAATGGTATTACGTCTGAAGCTACCGGAGTAACAGCTACTCATATCTATACATCCTCTGGAACGTATACTGTAACTTTAACTGTCACAGATACTGCTGGTCAGAAATCTACTGATTCCTTAAAAGTAATCGTTAGCAGTCCTGTTGATACTGCTCCTGTTGCCAATGCCGGAACAGATAAGACAGCAACCACAGGCGCAATTGTCACTTTCGATGGAAATGGATCTAGTGACGACAAGGGTATCACATCCTATTCCTGGGATTTTGATGTATCAAATGGCATTACCTCTGAAGCCAGTGGGGTGACAGCTATTCACACATATGTCTGCGCGGGAAACTACACTGTAACTTTAACTGTCACGGACACTGCTGGTCAGAAAGATACTGATACCTTAAAAGTAATTGTAAGCGGTAGTGCAGCCTCTGTAACATATTCTCCTCTTTATGACAATAGGTTGCGTGAGTCATCACCGAGTAGTGTACTTTCCACTACAACTTATCTTGATATCGGAAGAAGTACATCTCTTTGCAGGGATGTAATGCTGTTCGATCTGAGCGGATACAATGCGACCGATAAGATATCCAAAGCGGCACTTTCTCTTTACTGGTACTATCCTGTAGATAAAACACGTAATTCTGATACCGTAGTTGAAATATATAGGCCAGTTGAATGGAATCCTAATTATGTAAGCTGGAATTATCGCGCTTCTAGTACTTTATGGGATACCGCCGGTGGAAACTGGTATGATAAAAATAATGATTCACAGGGTAGCATGCCATATGCTTCTATAACTTTCAAGGCAAGCACAGTGCCTGATAACCACTACTATGATTTTGATGTTACTCAGCTTGTGCAGGAATACATAAATGGTACATATGAAAACACTGGTTTCTTCCTCAAGGCAAAAACAGAGGGTGAGAACTATATTGCATTCTACAGTTCAGAGTGGTCTACCGATGCACAGAAGCCGAAATTAACAATAAACTCTGCCTCGGGTTCAAATTCAACAGATGCCGCTCCCGTTGCTCATGCTGGTCCAGATCAGAATGCTACAGTAGGTTCAGTTGTTAGTTTTAATGGCAGTGGTTCTACTGATGACGTAGGTATTACCAGTTATTCCTGGGATTTCAATGCAGCTGATGGTATTACTTCTGAAGCTACCAACATGACAGTCACTCATGTCTATACATCTGTCGGAAATTATACTGTAACACTTACAGTTACAGATAACAAAGGTCATACTTCAAACGATACCTTAACTGTGTTTGTTAGTGCACCTGTTTCTCCTGATGATGTTCCTGTTGCTCATGCTGGTCCGGATCAAAATACCACAGTAGGTTCAGTTGTTAGTTTTAATGGCAGTGGTTCTACTGATGACGTAGGTATCACCAGTTATTCCTGGGATTTCAACGCAGCTGATGGTATTACTTCTGAAGCTATCAATATGACAGCTACTCATGTCTATGCATCTGCCGGAAACTATACTGTAACACTTACAGTTACAGATAACAAAGGTCAGACTTCAAACGATACCTTAACTGTGTTTGTTAGTGCACCTGTTTCTCCTGATGATGTTCCTGGTGATCTTTCTGATTCCGACCAGAATGCAACAGTTGGTTTAGTAACTTATTCTCCTGTTTATGACAATAGACTGCGGGAATCATCACCAAATAGTGTGCTTTCTACAACACTTTATCTTGATATCGGAAAGAGCACATCTCTTTGTAGGGACATAATATTGTTTAATCTCAGCAGTTACAAGGCCACAGATATAATATCAAAAGCGACTCTTTCGCTTTACTGGTACTATCCAGTTGATGCCACTCGTGCCTCAGATACTGTTGTTGACATCTACAGGCCTATGGAGTGGGATCCAAAGTATGTTACCTGGAATTCAAGAATGTCAGGTGTCCTGTGGAGTAATGCAGGAGGAAGCTGGTATGATAAGAACGGTACTTCTCAAGGTAGTGCGCCATATGCATCTGTTACGTTCCCTGCCAGTACAGTACCTAATAATAAGTACTATAATTTCGATGTCACTCAGCTTGTGCAGGAATATATAAGCGGCAAATACAAAAACACTGGTTTCTTCCTCAAGGCGCGTAGTGAAAATGGAAATTATATTGCATTCTATAGTTCTGAATATTCAGATGCTTCCATGAGGCCAAAACTGACAGTGACATTATAA
- a CDS encoding Dabb family protein: MLKHIVMWKLRDLAEGKTKVENAIMMKLMLEGLKEKIAEIDHIEVGMNVIASEAAFDVVLYSEFKDQKALETYQKHPEHVKVASFVGKIKEERVVVDYTI, translated from the coding sequence GTGTTAAAACATATCGTAATGTGGAAACTAAGAGATCTTGCAGAAGGAAAAACAAAGGTTGAGAATGCTATAATGATGAAACTCATGCTTGAAGGCTTGAAAGAAAAAATAGCTGAGATCGATCACATAGAAGTTGGAATGAATGTAATAGCTTCGGAAGCTGCTTTTGATGTGGTGTTGTATTCCGAGTTCAAGGATCAGAAAGCACTGGAAACCTATCAAAAACACCCAGAACACGTTAAAGTTGCTAGTTTTGTGGGAAAGATCAAGGAAGAAAGGGTGGTTGTGGATTACACTATTTGA